In Bombus affinis isolate iyBomAffi1 chromosome 8, iyBomAffi1.2, whole genome shotgun sequence, the following proteins share a genomic window:
- the LOC126919393 gene encoding sodium channel protein Nach-like codes for MKVWYEDNSKCKKEFKVPLDWLLETRTTRSRSRFTRTLLKYSKLYCKYTKLAGFRYFVDSEATWFDRTLWFLVYAVTVPAMVCTIYYGYLEFMENPLFTSVETEYFPTYKLNFPGIAICSINRISRRSAMELADEIFTANISDLPVDEILNMISQLGDLYDSEFKPQNRFYRIDQLLTVFYNGYYSITDVMKRLTPQCSSMLSKCRFHDEERNCSELFAFRKTQDGFCCTFNYATKGDDTHLNREVSHRVKSMKVQNLTENGGLSVLLEPFLDDYFYPIFPSAGWKVTIFNPYDYPDMTSGGVIDFLVSPRVHRSVELEAIMFYSIRSIMSYALEKRDCVFEDEMTSLRMFYTYSDCIVDCKTQDMWKICKCIPFFLPNRESKRVCNLEDVPCLSQHKSTWFSVVPHENLYNNNENMDKTETLYCHNCYPECSHVKYNAKIAMSGLESNQHVAEVLTDVEIKNQSLLTIYFNNFGTIKLKQDVIYRWYEVMGEASGICGIFVGFSLIVVVEFAYFVGLFVLELLKGPTPTDGKWAESEQTPIQSIYWGELYSYARTTKNQRD; via the exons ATGAAAGTTTGGTACGAGGATAACTCTAAATGTAAGAAGGAATTCAAGGTTCCGCTCGATTGGCTGTTAGAGACGCGTACGACTCGGTCCAGATCTCGTTTCACGCGAACGCTGTTGAAATACTCTAAGCTGTACTGCAAGTACACGAAGTTGGCTGGATTCAGGTACTTCGTGGATTCGGAAGCAACGTGGTTCGACAG AACGCTATGGTTCCTGGTATACGCGGTCACGGTGCCCGCTATGGTTTGCACGATTTATTACGGGTATCTCGAATTTATGGAGAATCCGCTGTTCACTAGCGTCGAAACGGAATACTTCCCCACATACAAATTAAATTTCCCAG gcataGCGATCTGCAGCATCAACCGAATAAGTCGTCGATCGGCGATGGAGTTGGCAGACGAAAT CTTCACGGCGAATATCTCTGATTTACCCGTCGACGAGATTCTCAACATGATTTCGCAACTGGGCGATCTTTACGACTCGGAGTTCAAGCCGCAAAACCGATTCTATCGAATCGACCAACTTCTCACTGTGTTTTACAATGGCTATTACAGCATCACCGACGTAATGAAACGA TTGACGCCACAATGTTCCTCCATGCTGTCGAAGTGTCGGTTTCATGACGAGGAACGGAACTGTTCAGAGCTGTTCGCGTTCCGCAAGACGCAGGACGGCTTCTGTTGTACCTTCAATTACGCGACTAAAGGGGACGACACGCATTT GAACCGCGAGGTCAGTCACCGAGTGAAATCGATGAAGGTGCAAAATTTGACCGAGAACGGCGGGCTGTCGGTATTGCTGGAGCCGTTTCTGGACGATTACTTCTACCCTATTTTCCCGAGCGCCGGCTGGAAG GTGACGATCTTTAATCCATACGATTATCCGGACATGACAAGTGGAGGCGTGATCGACTTTCTAGTCTCGCCCAGGGTGCACCGGAGCGTGGAACTAGAGGCAATCATGTTTTACAGCATAAGAAGTATTATGTCGTATGCTCTGGAGAAACGCGATTGTGTATTCGAGGATGAAATGACTTCCCTTCGGATGTTTTACACTTACAGCGACTGCATCGTTGATTGCAAGACGCAAGATATGTGGAAAATCTGCAAATGTATACCTTTCTTTTTACCTAATCGAG AATCTAAAAGGGTCTGCAATTTGGAAGATGTGCCATGCTTGTCGCAACATAAAT CTACATGGTTTTCCGTGGTGCCACATGAAAATCTATATAATAACAATGAAAATATGGATAAAACGGAGACATTATACTGCCATAATTGTTATCCTGAATGCAGCCATGTGAAGTATAATGCGAAGATAGCTATGTCTGGTTTGGAGTCTAATCAACATGTTGCCGAAGTTTT AACTGACGTGGAAATCAAGAATCAATCACTGCTGACGATATATTTTAACAACTTTGGTACAATCAAATTGAAGCAAGACGTGATTTATCGTTGGTATGAAGTTATGG GTGAAGCTAGCGGTATTTGCGGCATCTTCGTCGGTTTCAGCCTGATCGTGGTCGTCGAGTTCGCTTATTTCGTCGGGCTGTTCGTACTCGAGCTTTTAAAGGGACCAACTCCGACCGATGGAAAATGGGCCGAGAGCGAACAAACGCCAATACAGTCAATTTATTGGGGCGAGTTGTATTCGTACGCGAGAACGACAAAGAATCAACGTGATTGA
- the LOC126919400 gene encoding uncharacterized protein LOC126919400 gives MANCEEEQFSSEENLTLEELRNKLAQLNLPVSGARSVLVARLNRAYSTGQPSPKEPANGKKTTEKQGSGAIPKTKRDRDEDEGLEKLRTKELRERLASMGLETRGRKAELRVRLQAAMEEEDTSSEEESDDESETEDDEEDERESKRNVRGVYQKPDKFRRKTRRCMTVSFQDVQDALEVFTGENNENINQWFEAFEETASMCRWTKEQKVIYAKKLMKGSAKIFVNYECHARTWHELKEGLIREFSKKFNTLQVHRKLQETKKRDDEGCMAYMYRMLEIASHVDMEEEAKIEYVIDGIVDEEVHKSMLYGAASIKELRKKLTAYEEQKSRRTKSVAKSARIERNNSPSQCGSARKTRCYNCGDKEHVSAGCPNRSRGPKCFKCREYGHIASKCDNLSESIKEVGSMFRLLSTKRGKDVKIGNFELSALIDTGNELTLMRYNQYVRIGAPKLSRDIIEFHSIGSKRNFTFGKFPTDIIIDGELYHITIHVVPNTAMQHSLLIGTDFLDTVEINMKRGDISISRIEKRELRWVSRSP, from the coding sequence atggcaaattgtgaagaggaacagttttcaAGTGAGGAAAATCTAACGCTGGAAGAATTAAGAAACAAGCTTGCACAGTTAAATCTACCAGTATCTGGTGCAAGGTCGGTGTTGGTTGCCAGGTTAAATCGAGCATATAGCACTGGACAACCAAGTCCTAAAGAGCCAGCAAACGGTAAAAAGACCACGGAGAAGCAAGGTTCAGGGGCAATACCAAAAACTAAGCGTGATCGAGATGAGGACGAAGGTCTCGAGAAGCTTAGGACAAAAGAATTAAGAGAACGTCTTGCTAGTATGGGGCTAGAGACAAGAGGAAGAAAAGCTGAACTACGCGTGAGACTACAGGCGGCGATGGAAGAAGAGGATACGTCGTCGGAAGAAGAGAGCGACGACGAAAGCGAAACTGAAGACGATGAAGAAGACGAAAGAGAAAGCAAAAGGAACGTGCGAGGTGTATATCAAAAACCTGACAAATTCCGTAGGAAAACACGTAGGTGTATGACAGTAAGTTTTCAGGATGTCCAAGACGCCTTAGAAGTTTTTACAGGCGAAAATAACGAAAATATTAATCAATGGTTCGAGGCGTTCGAAGAAACTGCAAGCATGTGTAGGTGGACAAAAGAACAGAAGGTAATTTATGCAAAAAAGCTGATGAAAGGATCGGCAAAGATATTTGTGAATTATGAGTGCCATGCTAGAACTTGGCATGAGTTAAAAGAAGGTCTGATAAGGGAGTTTTCGAAAAAATTTAACACTTTGCAAGTACACCGCAAACTGCAGGAAACAAAAAAACGAGATGACGAAGGATGTATGGCttacatgtatcgcatgcttGAAATAGCCAGTCACGTCGATATGGAGGAAGAAGCCAAAATAGAATACGTCATAGACGGGATAGTAGACGAAGAAGTCCATAAGtctatgctgtatggtgctgcatccatTAAGGAGCTAAGGAAGAAGCTAAccgcgtacgaggagcagaagagccgaaggacgaagtcggttgcgaagTCAGCCAGAAttgagagaaacaacagtcccagtcaatgtggaagtgcgagaaagacgcgttgctatAATTGCGGTGATAAAGAACATGTAAGTGCAGGTTGCCCGAACAGATCGAGAGGTCCTAAGTGTTTCAAGTGTAGAGAGTACGGACACATTGCATCGAAGTGCGACAATCTGAGCGAGTCCATTAAAGAGGTTGGTAGTATGTTTCGATTGTTATCGACGAAGCGTGGTAAAGACGTGAAGATCGGAAATTTCGAACTGAGCGCGCTGATAGATACCGGTAACGAGTTAACCTTGATGCGGTATAATCAGTATGTAAGAATCGGAGCGCCCAAATTAAGTCGAGACATTATTGAATTTCACAGTATCGGGTCTAAAAGAAATTTCACGTTCGGGAAATTTCCGACAGATATTATTATAGACGGTGAATTGtatcatataacgatacacgtagttccgaacactgcgatgcaacactcgttgttgataggtacagacttcctggataccgtcgagataaacatgaagaggggagatatctccattaGTAGAATAGAAAAACGAGAATTACGATGGGTTT